Proteins from one Streptomyces genisteinicus genomic window:
- a CDS encoding helix-turn-helix transcriptional regulator — MAIAKAERLMNLALCLLGTGRPLSKRELRGSIEAYMEASTDDSFNRMFERDKDDLRELGLVIETVESLDGDIGYVARRDSNTLPPITLDAEEAAALGLAAKVWQQARLAGAASGALQKLRAAGMPETEDVYEDRHSALEPRIPVHEAAFEPLMLACRDRRPVAFDYRKANAARPEQRLVEPWALECWRGHWYLAGHDRERGAERVFRLSRITGRVRARTGAFTAPVPDVVTVRETVESWAGETATRTALIRLRAGCGYPLRARAVGVRELGDGWDELEIPYGHGLDAWLVEFGPDAVVLEPADLRADVVDRLRAVAKG; from the coding sequence ATGGCCATTGCCAAGGCCGAGCGGCTGATGAACCTGGCGCTGTGTCTGCTCGGGACCGGACGCCCGCTGAGCAAGCGCGAGCTGCGCGGCTCCATCGAGGCGTACATGGAAGCCTCGACCGACGACTCCTTCAACCGGATGTTCGAGCGCGACAAGGACGATCTGCGCGAACTCGGTCTGGTCATCGAGACGGTGGAGTCCCTCGACGGCGACATCGGCTACGTCGCCCGCCGGGACAGCAACACGCTGCCGCCCATCACCCTCGACGCCGAGGAGGCGGCCGCGCTCGGCCTCGCCGCGAAGGTGTGGCAGCAGGCCCGCCTCGCGGGCGCCGCGAGCGGGGCCCTGCAGAAGCTGCGCGCCGCCGGCATGCCCGAGACGGAGGACGTCTACGAGGACCGGCACAGTGCGCTCGAACCGCGTATCCCCGTCCACGAGGCCGCGTTCGAACCGCTGATGCTCGCCTGCCGCGACCGCCGGCCGGTCGCCTTCGACTACCGCAAGGCCAACGCCGCCCGGCCCGAGCAGCGCCTCGTCGAACCGTGGGCGCTGGAGTGCTGGCGCGGCCACTGGTACCTGGCCGGCCACGACCGGGAGCGCGGCGCCGAGCGCGTCTTCCGGCTGTCCCGGATCACCGGACGGGTCCGGGCCAGGACGGGAGCGTTCACCGCGCCGGTGCCCGACGTCGTGACCGTCCGCGAGACCGTGGAGAGCTGGGCCGGGGAGACCGCCACCAGGACCGCGCTGATCCGGCTCCGCGCGGGCTGCGGATACCCGCTGCGCGCCCGCGCCGTGGGGGTGCGGGAACTCGGCGACGGGTGGGACGAGTTGGAGATTCCGTACGGGCACGGACTGGACGCCTGGCTGGTCGAGTTCGGCCCGGACGCCGTCGTGCTGGAGCCCGCGGACCTGCGGGCGGACGTGGTCGACCGGCTGCGCGCCGTGGCCAAGGGCTGA
- a CDS encoding FKBP-type peptidyl-prolyl cis-trans isomerase, with amino-acid sequence MRRLAGLIVAPLLLLSAVACGSEDKASDSASSQGGLPAITAGAEFGQKPTLAKGEGEPPKELKTEVVSEGDGATLKKGDQIQVNYLGQTWDSDQPFDTSFGKQPFDLTLGAGQVIPGWEQGLEGQKVGSRVEMSIPPKLGYGDQDQGPIKANSTLVFVVDVLKATTVPKSAKGTEVAQDNIDLPKVGTNTDGKAPSLTVPDKTAPTKLVANYVIEGDGPAVKKTDTLAVAYKGVLWKGGKEFDSSYARGGAPVSFPLSGVIQGWQQGLEGKKVGSRVLLVIPPAQGYGDKEQNGIPANSTLVFSVDILSASSS; translated from the coding sequence GTGCGCCGACTTGCCGGCCTTATCGTCGCCCCGTTGCTGCTGTTGTCGGCAGTCGCGTGCGGCAGCGAGGACAAGGCCTCCGATTCCGCCTCCTCCCAGGGCGGTCTGCCCGCCATCACCGCCGGAGCGGAGTTCGGCCAGAAGCCGACCCTCGCCAAGGGCGAGGGAGAACCGCCGAAGGAGCTGAAGACCGAGGTCGTCAGCGAGGGTGACGGCGCCACGCTCAAGAAGGGCGACCAGATCCAGGTCAACTACCTGGGCCAGACCTGGGACTCCGACCAGCCGTTCGACACCAGCTTCGGCAAGCAGCCCTTCGACCTGACGCTCGGCGCGGGTCAGGTCATCCCGGGCTGGGAGCAGGGGCTGGAGGGGCAGAAGGTCGGCAGCCGCGTCGAGATGTCGATCCCGCCGAAGCTCGGCTACGGCGACCAGGACCAGGGACCGATCAAGGCGAACTCCACGCTCGTCTTCGTCGTCGACGTCCTGAAGGCCACCACCGTGCCCAAGTCCGCCAAGGGCACCGAGGTCGCCCAGGACAACATCGACCTGCCCAAGGTCGGCACCAACACCGACGGCAAGGCCCCGTCGCTCACCGTGCCCGACAAGACCGCGCCCACCAAGCTCGTGGCGAACTACGTCATCGAGGGCGACGGGCCCGCGGTCAAGAAGACGGACACGCTCGCCGTCGCCTACAAGGGTGTGCTGTGGAAGGGCGGCAAGGAGTTCGACAGCAGCTACGCCCGTGGCGGCGCGCCGGTCAGCTTCCCGCTCTCCGGAGTGATCCAGGGCTGGCAGCAGGGCCTGGAGGGCAAGAAGGTCGGCAGCCGCGTGCTGCTGGTGATCCCGCCGGCCCAGGGCTACGGCGACAAGGAGCAGAACGGCATCCCGGCCAACTCGACGCTGGTCTTCTCCGTCGACATCCTGTCCGCCTCCTCCTCGTAG
- a CDS encoding helix-turn-helix transcriptional regulator, with protein MAANAIDQTRRMLSLVTYLRERPGARIADVARAFGITEDELISDLDVLPMCGTSFRGGDLLDIDTDGERIWWRNPDASGESTAEPLRLAADEATALLVAARAVATLPGLREGDRDALLRATAKIEGAAGEAAGASSRLSVTFESEGGVFADVDRAISERRRLWLRYYSPARDELTEREVDPIRLFAVGHTYMEAWCRQSEARRTFRLDRVAEIRLLDAPAAPPEIELRDLSEGLVQPAADDPEVVVEVGPGGRWVAEYYPHDRADELPDGGLRITIRTPAPASLRRLALRLGRDGRIVSPPELASSARQAALDALAAYDGRD; from the coding sequence ATGGCCGCGAACGCCATCGACCAGACCCGGCGGATGCTCTCGCTGGTGACCTATCTGCGGGAGCGCCCCGGCGCCCGCATCGCGGACGTCGCCCGCGCCTTCGGCATCACCGAGGACGAGCTGATCTCCGACCTCGACGTGCTGCCCATGTGCGGCACCAGCTTCCGGGGCGGCGACCTGCTCGACATCGACACCGACGGCGAGCGCATCTGGTGGCGCAACCCCGACGCCTCGGGCGAGTCCACCGCCGAGCCGCTGCGCCTGGCGGCCGACGAGGCGACCGCCCTGCTGGTCGCCGCCCGGGCCGTCGCCACCCTGCCGGGCCTGCGCGAAGGCGACCGGGACGCGCTGCTGCGCGCCACCGCCAAGATCGAGGGCGCGGCGGGCGAGGCCGCCGGCGCTAGCTCCCGGCTCTCGGTGACCTTCGAGTCCGAGGGCGGTGTCTTCGCCGACGTCGACCGCGCGATCTCGGAGCGCCGCCGGCTGTGGCTGCGCTACTACTCGCCCGCACGCGACGAGCTGACCGAGCGCGAGGTCGACCCGATCCGGCTCTTCGCCGTCGGCCACACGTACATGGAGGCGTGGTGCCGCCAGTCGGAGGCGCGGCGCACCTTCCGCCTGGACCGTGTCGCCGAGATCCGGCTGCTCGACGCCCCGGCCGCGCCGCCCGAGATCGAACTCCGGGACCTCTCCGAGGGCCTGGTGCAGCCCGCGGCCGACGACCCGGAGGTGGTCGTCGAGGTCGGCCCCGGAGGTCGCTGGGTCGCCGAGTACTACCCCCACGACCGGGCCGACGAGCTGCCGGACGGAGGCCTGCGCATCACGATCCGCACCCCGGCCCCCGCCTCGCTGCGCCGGCTCGCGCTGCGGCTCGGCCGCGACGGGCGCATCGTGTCGCCGCCGGAGCTCGCCTCGAGCGCGCGGCAGGCGGCGCTCGACGCCCTCGCCGCCTACGACGGCCGGGACTGA
- the tatA gene encoding Sec-independent protein translocase subunit TatA yields MFRQIGPTEIIIIALLILLLFGAKKLPDMARSLGKSARILKSEAKAMKSDGQQQQTAPAEPKDPAQGQAVPRTIQAAPGDVTSARPVNEPTDTPQR; encoded by the coding sequence ATGTTCCGACAGATCGGCCCCACCGAGATCATCATCATCGCCCTTCTGATCCTCCTGCTCTTCGGCGCCAAGAAGCTGCCCGACATGGCGCGTTCGCTCGGCAAGTCCGCGCGCATCCTCAAGAGCGAGGCCAAGGCGATGAAGTCCGACGGCCAGCAGCAGCAGACCGCTCCCGCGGAGCCGAAGGACCCGGCCCAGGGCCAGGCCGTGCCGCGCACGATCCAGGCCGCGCCCGGTGACGTCACCAGCGCCCGCCCGGTGAACGAGCCGACCGACACCCCCCAGCGCTGA
- a CDS encoding FKBP-type peptidyl-prolyl cis-trans isomerase, which yields MSIEKPEIDFPGGEPPADLEIKEIWEGDGPEAKAGDTVQVHYVGVAFSTGEEFDASWNRGTPLGFKLGAGQVIAGWDRGIQGMKVGGRRQLTIPAHLAYGDRGAGRAIAPGETLIFVCDLVAV from the coding sequence GTGAGCATCGAGAAGCCCGAGATCGACTTCCCGGGCGGCGAGCCGCCGGCCGACCTGGAGATCAAGGAGATCTGGGAGGGCGACGGCCCGGAGGCCAAGGCCGGCGACACGGTCCAGGTCCACTACGTGGGCGTGGCCTTCTCCACCGGCGAGGAGTTCGACGCCTCCTGGAACCGCGGCACCCCGCTCGGCTTCAAGCTGGGCGCCGGCCAGGTCATCGCGGGCTGGGACCGCGGCATCCAGGGCATGAAGGTCGGCGGGCGCCGCCAGCTGACCATCCCGGCGCACCTCGCGTACGGCGACCGCGGCGCCGGCCGCGCCATCGCCCCGGGCGAGACGCTGATCTTCGTCTGCGACCTGGTCGCGGTCTGA
- a CDS encoding DEAD/DEAH box helicase yields the protein MTEDLSPAERYAAARVRAAEAATALAPFRAMYDFDLDPFQIEACQALEAGKGVLVAAPTGSGKTIVGEFAVHLALEQGRKCFYTTPIKALSNQKYADLVKRHGADRVGLLTGDNSVNPDAPVVVMTTEVLRNMLYAGSQALRGLGYVVMDEVHYLSDRFRGAVWEEVIIHLPDSVTLVSLSATVSNAEEFGDWLDTVRGDTQVIVSEERPVPLWQHVMAGRRMYDLFEESTDHGGRGRTKREVNPDLVRLARMENQRGYNPRDRRRGKMVREADRERERRQRSRIWTPGRAEVIDRLDTEGLLPAITFIFSRAACEAAVQQCLHAGLRLNDEAARATVRSIVEERTASIPTEDLHVLGYYEWLEGLERGIAAHHAGMLPTFKEVVEELFVRGLVKAVFATETLALGINMPARSVVLEKLVKWNGEQHADITPGEYTQLTGRAGRRGIDVEGHAVVLWQRAMDPGALAGLAGTRTYPLRSSFKPSYNMAVNLVHQFGRHRSRELLETSFAQFQADRSVVGISRQVQRNEEGLDGYREGMTCHLGDFEEYARLRRELKDRETELAKQGASQRRAAAAASLERLKPGDVIHVPTGKFAGLALVLDPGLPAGRSNGHRGFEHHDGPRPLVLTAERQVKRLASIDFPVPVEALERMRVPKSFNARSPQSRRDLASALRTKAGHIVPERHRKQRAAAADDREIARLRTELRAHPCHGCDEREDHARWAERYHRLQRDTRQLERRIEGRTNTIARTFDRIVALLTEMDYLRGEEVTEHGRRLARLYGELDLLASECLRDGVWEGLGPAELAACVSALVYEARQADDAVAPKVPGGRAKEALGEMIRIWGRLDALEEEFKINQAEGVGQREPDLGFAWAAHQWASGKALDEVLREAEMPAGDFVRWCKQVIDVLGQVAAAAPREDSTVAKNARKAVDGLLRGVVAYSSVG from the coding sequence ATGACCGAGGACCTCTCACCCGCCGAGCGCTATGCCGCCGCCCGCGTCCGCGCGGCGGAGGCCGCCACCGCACTGGCCCCCTTCCGCGCGATGTACGACTTCGACCTCGACCCGTTCCAGATCGAGGCGTGTCAGGCGCTGGAAGCCGGCAAGGGCGTGCTCGTCGCGGCACCCACCGGCTCCGGCAAGACCATCGTCGGCGAGTTCGCCGTCCACCTGGCCCTCGAGCAGGGCCGCAAATGCTTCTACACCACGCCCATCAAGGCCCTGTCCAACCAGAAGTACGCGGACCTGGTGAAGCGCCACGGCGCCGACAGGGTCGGCCTGCTCACCGGCGACAACAGCGTCAACCCGGACGCCCCGGTGGTCGTGATGACCACCGAGGTGCTGCGGAACATGCTCTACGCGGGCTCGCAGGCGCTGCGCGGCCTCGGCTACGTCGTGATGGACGAGGTGCACTACCTCTCCGACCGGTTCCGCGGCGCGGTGTGGGAGGAAGTGATCATCCACCTCCCCGATTCCGTGACCCTGGTGTCGCTCTCCGCGACCGTGTCGAACGCGGAGGAGTTCGGCGACTGGCTGGACACCGTCCGGGGCGACACCCAGGTGATCGTCTCCGAGGAGCGGCCCGTGCCGCTGTGGCAGCACGTCATGGCCGGCCGCCGGATGTACGACCTCTTCGAGGAGAGCACCGACCACGGCGGCCGCGGCAGGACCAAGCGCGAGGTCAACCCGGATCTGGTCCGCCTGGCCAGGATGGAGAACCAGCGCGGCTACAACCCGCGGGACCGGCGGCGCGGGAAGATGGTGCGCGAGGCGGACCGCGAGCGCGAGCGGCGCCAGCGCAGCCGGATCTGGACCCCCGGCCGTGCCGAGGTCATCGACCGGCTCGACACCGAGGGCCTGCTGCCCGCCATCACCTTCATCTTCAGCAGGGCCGCCTGCGAGGCGGCCGTGCAGCAGTGCCTCCACGCGGGCCTGCGGCTCAACGACGAGGCGGCGCGCGCCACGGTGCGCTCGATCGTCGAGGAGCGCACCGCCTCCATCCCGACCGAGGATCTCCACGTCCTCGGGTACTACGAGTGGCTCGAAGGTCTGGAGCGCGGCATCGCCGCCCACCACGCGGGCATGCTGCCGACGTTCAAGGAGGTCGTGGAGGAGCTGTTCGTCCGCGGCCTGGTCAAGGCCGTCTTCGCCACCGAGACCCTCGCGCTCGGCATCAACATGCCCGCGCGCTCGGTGGTGTTGGAGAAGCTCGTCAAGTGGAACGGCGAGCAGCACGCGGACATCACCCCCGGCGAGTACACCCAGCTGACCGGCCGGGCCGGCCGCCGGGGCATCGACGTCGAGGGGCACGCGGTCGTCCTGTGGCAGCGCGCCATGGACCCGGGCGCGCTCGCCGGCCTCGCCGGCACCCGCACGTATCCGCTCCGTTCCAGCTTCAAGCCCTCGTACAACATGGCCGTCAACCTCGTGCACCAGTTCGGGCGGCACCGCTCGCGGGAGCTGCTGGAGACGTCCTTCGCCCAGTTCCAGGCCGACCGCTCGGTGGTCGGCATCTCCCGCCAGGTCCAGCGCAACGAGGAGGGCCTCGACGGCTACCGCGAGGGGATGACCTGTCACCTCGGCGACTTCGAGGAGTACGCGCGGCTGCGGCGTGAGCTCAAGGACCGGGAGACGGAACTCGCCAAGCAGGGCGCCTCGCAGCGCCGGGCGGCGGCCGCGGCCTCGCTGGAGCGGCTGAAGCCGGGCGACGTGATCCACGTGCCGACGGGCAAGTTCGCCGGACTCGCCCTGGTGCTCGACCCCGGGCTGCCCGCCGGGCGGTCCAACGGGCACCGCGGCTTCGAGCACCACGACGGCCCGCGTCCCCTGGTGCTCACCGCCGAACGCCAGGTCAAGCGGCTCGCGTCGATCGACTTCCCGGTGCCCGTGGAGGCGCTGGAGCGGATGCGCGTCCCGAAGTCCTTCAACGCCCGCTCGCCGCAGTCCCGGCGCGACCTGGCGTCCGCGCTGCGGACGAAGGCCGGCCACATCGTGCCGGAGCGGCACCGCAAGCAGCGTGCGGCGGCGGCCGACGACCGGGAGATCGCCCGCCTGCGCACCGAGCTGCGGGCCCACCCGTGCCACGGCTGCGACGAGCGCGAGGACCACGCCCGCTGGGCCGAGCGCTACCACCGGCTGCAGCGCGACACCCGCCAGCTGGAACGCCGCATCGAGGGCCGCACCAACACCATCGCGCGGACCTTCGACCGGATCGTGGCGCTGCTGACGGAGATGGACTACCTCCGCGGCGAGGAGGTCACCGAGCACGGCCGGCGGCTGGCGCGGCTCTACGGCGAACTGGATCTGCTCGCCAGCGAATGCCTGCGCGACGGGGTCTGGGAGGGCCTCGGTCCCGCCGAACTCGCGGCCTGCGTCTCGGCGCTGGTCTACGAGGCCCGCCAGGCGGACGACGCGGTGGCGCCCAAGGTCCCGGGCGGCCGGGCCAAGGAGGCACTCGGCGAGATGATCCGGATCTGGGGCCGGCTGGACGCCCTGGAGGAGGAGTTCAAGATCAACCAGGCGGAGGGCGTGGGGCAGCGCGAGCCCGACCTCGGCTTCGCCTGGGCCGCCCACCAGTGGGCCTCGGGCAAGGCGCTCGACGAGGTGCTGCGCGAGGCGGAGATGCCCGCGGGCGACTTCG
- the tatC gene encoding twin-arginine translocase subunit TatC, translating to MPLADHLRELRNRLAKATLAIVVASVVAVAFSQELMEFLTSPVPECAVDGPKKGGVCATVVYTDLLSPFTTTVKVVLMAGIVVSCPIWLYQLWAFVAPGLHRNEKKYTYYFAAAAAPLFAAGVYFAYLIMPVSMKVLLSITPAPAENLLSVDKILDFTVRMVLIFGFSFELPLLLIMLNLTGIVTGRRMLGWWRGAVMGIFVFGAIATPSTDPLGMIALSGPIIFLYFVAVGFSLLNDRRRRRNDPDAELDDDEAADLDLTPAPVGGVEAVPAPRALPEQASGEPDTRRGHGYDDIT from the coding sequence ATGCCGCTCGCGGACCATCTTCGTGAGCTCCGCAACCGGCTCGCCAAGGCGACGCTGGCGATCGTCGTCGCGTCGGTCGTCGCGGTGGCGTTCAGCCAGGAGCTGATGGAGTTCCTCACCTCGCCGGTCCCGGAGTGCGCCGTCGACGGCCCCAAGAAGGGCGGGGTGTGCGCGACGGTCGTCTACACCGACCTGCTCTCGCCGTTCACCACCACGGTCAAGGTCGTCCTCATGGCCGGCATCGTGGTCTCCTGCCCGATCTGGCTGTACCAGCTGTGGGCGTTCGTCGCGCCCGGCCTGCACCGCAACGAGAAGAAGTACACGTACTACTTCGCGGCGGCGGCCGCGCCGCTCTTCGCCGCCGGTGTCTACTTCGCGTACCTGATCATGCCGGTGAGCATGAAGGTCCTGCTGTCCATCACCCCGGCTCCCGCCGAGAACCTGCTGAGCGTCGACAAGATCCTGGACTTCACGGTCCGGATGGTGCTGATCTTCGGCTTCTCCTTCGAACTGCCGCTGCTGCTGATCATGCTCAACCTGACGGGCATCGTCACCGGCAGGCGGATGCTCGGCTGGTGGCGCGGCGCGGTGATGGGCATCTTCGTCTTCGGCGCCATCGCCACCCCGTCCACGGACCCGCTGGGCATGATCGCGCTGTCCGGGCCGATCATCTTCCTCTACTTCGTGGCCGTCGGCTTCTCGCTCCTCAACGACCGCCGCCGCAGGCGGAACGACCCCGACGCCGAACTCGACGACGACGAGGCGGCCGACCTCGACCTCACGCCGGCCCCGGTCGGCGGTGTGGAGGCCGTCCCCGCCCCCAGGGCACTGCCCGAGCAGGCGTCCGGCGAGCCCGACACCCGGCGCGGACACGGATACGACGACATCACCTGA
- a CDS encoding MFS transporter, with the protein MAAGYADILKAPHATRLLAGTLVGRLPNATAHIAIVLFTRSEGGSYTLAGALAAVYGLATAVGQPLLGRAVDLYGQPRVQLPAAVVSGLGMLLLAFAGTGSLPVAYAAVIVAGLFTPPLEGGLRALWPDVLGRQDRVHRAYAMDAVAQEILFTLGPLLVTLIVAVASPGAALLVINAVGVLGALSVVLSEPSRAWRSAPREAHWLGALRSGGLLALLGAFFFVGLALGSITVAAVAYADGHGGDAVYGWLMAALGLGALLGGTAYGARQWAGEPERRLRVIVALLALGYLPLLLLPGVPAMAALSVLAGVFLAPALACAFIVVDRHAPRGTVTEAFSWLVTTFGVGAAVGTGAAGPAVEGGGTVWGFAVAAAGGFAALLVLTLTQRVLSHPVAADGPAAPEDGPEENDRNGAAQPGFSSGREA; encoded by the coding sequence ATGGCCGCCGGGTACGCGGACATCCTCAAGGCGCCGCACGCCACGCGCCTGCTGGCGGGCACACTCGTGGGCAGGCTGCCCAACGCCACCGCGCACATCGCGATCGTGCTCTTCACCCGCTCCGAGGGCGGCAGCTACACGCTGGCCGGCGCCCTGGCGGCCGTCTACGGGCTCGCCACCGCGGTGGGCCAGCCGCTGCTCGGCCGCGCGGTCGACCTGTACGGCCAGCCCCGGGTCCAGCTGCCCGCGGCCGTCGTCTCCGGCCTCGGCATGCTGCTGCTCGCGTTCGCGGGCACCGGCTCGCTGCCGGTCGCGTACGCGGCGGTGATCGTGGCCGGTCTCTTCACCCCGCCGCTGGAGGGCGGTCTCAGGGCGCTCTGGCCGGACGTGCTGGGCCGCCAGGACCGGGTGCACCGGGCCTACGCCATGGACGCGGTGGCGCAGGAGATCCTGTTCACGCTCGGCCCGCTGCTGGTGACGCTCATCGTCGCCGTCGCGTCGCCCGGAGCCGCGCTGCTGGTCATCAACGCCGTCGGCGTGCTCGGCGCGCTCTCGGTGGTCCTCTCCGAGCCCTCCCGCGCCTGGCGTTCGGCGCCGCGCGAGGCCCACTGGCTGGGGGCGCTGCGCTCCGGCGGGCTGCTGGCCCTGCTGGGCGCCTTCTTCTTCGTGGGGCTCGCCCTCGGCTCGATCACGGTGGCCGCGGTGGCCTACGCGGACGGCCACGGCGGGGACGCGGTGTACGGCTGGCTGATGGCGGCGCTGGGGCTCGGCGCGCTGCTCGGCGGCACGGCGTACGGCGCACGGCAGTGGGCCGGCGAGCCGGAGCGCAGGCTGCGGGTGATCGTCGCGCTGCTCGCCCTCGGGTATCTGCCGCTGCTCCTGCTGCCCGGTGTGCCGGCCATGGCCGCCCTGTCCGTCCTCGCCGGCGTGTTCCTGGCCCCGGCGCTCGCCTGCGCGTTCATCGTGGTCGACCGGCACGCGCCGCGGGGCACGGTCACCGAGGCCTTCTCGTGGCTGGTGACGACCTTCGGCGTCGGCGCCGCGGTCGGCACCGGGGCCGCGGGACCGGCCGTCGAGGGCGGGGGCACGGTGTGGGGCTTCGCCGTCGCCGCGGCCGGGGGGTTCGCCGCGCTGCTGGTCCTGACGCTCACTCAGCGGGTGCTGTCGCATCCGGTGGCGGCGGACGGTCCCGCGGCCCCGGAGGACGGTCCGGAGGAAAATGATCGAAACGGTGCCGCCCAACCCGGTTTCAGCTCAGGCCGTGAGGCGTAA
- the pafA gene encoding Pup--protein ligase, which yields MDRRIFGLENEYGVTCTFRGQRRLSPDEVARYLFRRVVSWGRSSNVFLRNGARLYLDVGSHPEYATPECDNVTELVTHDKAGERILEGLLVDAERRLHEEGIAGDVYLFKNNTDSAGNSYGCHENYLVARHGEFSRLADILIPFLVTRQLICGAGKVLQTPRGAVFCVSQRAEHIWEGVSSATTRSRPIINTRDEPHADAERYRRLHVIVGDSNMSETTMLLKVGATDLVLRMIEAGTVMRDLTLENPIRAIREVSHDITGQRKVRLASGREASALEVQREYYEKAVDFVDRRGIRTGTVAQVLELWGRTLDAIEAEDLDRIGTEIDWVMKYNLIERYRAKNNMTMSHPRVAQIDLAYHDIHRRRGLYYLLERKGQAARICNDLKIFEGKSVPPQTTRARLRGDFIRRAQEQRRDFTVDWVHLKLNDQAQRTVLCKDPFRSVDDRVEKLIAGM from the coding sequence ATGGACCGCCGCATTTTCGGGCTGGAGAACGAGTACGGCGTCACGTGCACGTTCAGGGGACAGCGCCGACTGTCACCTGACGAAGTGGCGCGCTACCTCTTCCGCCGTGTCGTGTCATGGGGCCGCAGCAGCAATGTCTTTCTGCGGAACGGCGCCCGCCTGTACCTCGACGTGGGTTCGCATCCGGAATACGCAACGCCGGAATGCGACAACGTGACCGAGCTGGTCACGCACGACAAGGCCGGCGAGCGCATTCTCGAGGGCCTTCTCGTCGACGCCGAACGCCGCCTGCACGAGGAGGGAATCGCGGGCGACGTCTACCTCTTCAAGAACAACACCGACTCGGCGGGGAACTCCTACGGCTGCCACGAGAACTATCTCGTGGCCCGGCACGGCGAGTTCTCCCGGCTGGCCGACATCCTCATCCCGTTCCTGGTGACGCGGCAGCTGATCTGCGGCGCCGGCAAGGTGCTCCAGACCCCCCGCGGCGCGGTGTTCTGCGTCAGCCAGCGCGCGGAGCACATCTGGGAGGGCGTCAGCTCGGCGACCACCCGTTCCCGCCCGATCATCAACACCCGTGACGAGCCGCACGCCGACGCGGAGCGGTACCGCCGCCTCCACGTCATCGTGGGCGACTCCAACATGTCCGAGACGACGATGCTCCTGAAGGTCGGGGCCACGGACCTGGTGCTGCGCATGATCGAGGCGGGCACCGTCATGCGCGATCTGACCCTGGAGAACCCGATCCGGGCCATCCGCGAGGTCAGCCACGACATAACGGGCCAGCGCAAGGTCCGCCTGGCCAGCGGCCGGGAGGCCTCGGCGCTCGAGGTGCAGCGCGAGTACTACGAGAAGGCCGTCGACTTCGTCGACCGCCGCGGCATCCGCACCGGCACGGTGGCCCAGGTGCTGGAGCTGTGGGGCCGCACCCTCGACGCGATCGAGGCCGAGGACCTCGACCGCATCGGGACCGAGATCGACTGGGTCATGAAGTACAACCTCATCGAGCGCTACCGCGCCAAGAACAACATGACCATGTCCCACCCGAGGGTGGCGCAGATAGACCTCGCCTACCACGACATCCACCGCCGGCGCGGGCTCTACTACCTGCTGGAGCGCAAGGGCCAGGCCGCCCGCATCTGCAACGACCTGAAGATCTTCGAGGGCAAGTCGGTGCCCCCGCAGACGACCAGGGCCCGGCTGCGCGGCGACTTCATCCGGCGGGCGCAGGAGCAGCGCCGCGACTTCACCGTCGACTGGGTGCACCTCAAGCTCAACGACCAGGCGCAGCGCACGGTGCTCTGCAAGGACCCCTTCCGCTCGGTGGACGACCGGGTGGAAAAGCTGATCGCCGGTATGTAG